A single region of the Lotus japonicus ecotype B-129 chromosome 4, LjGifu_v1.2 genome encodes:
- the LOC130711863 gene encoding ATPase 8, plasma membrane-type-like — translation MASDISFEDLKNENIDLESVPLEEVFQTLKCTREGLTSAEGDKRLQVFGLNKLEEKKESKFLKFLGFMWNPLSWVMEAAAIMAIVLANGGGKPPDWQDFVGIVVLLIINSTISFIEENNAGNAAAALMAGLAPKTKVLRDGKWSEQEAAILVPGDIVSIKLGDIVPADARLLEGDPLKIDQSALTGESLPVTRNPGDEVFSGSTCKQGEIEAVVIATGVHTFFGKAAHLVDSTNNVGHFQKVLTSIGNFCICSIALGMLIELVVMYPIQRRAYREGIDNLLVLLIGGIPIAMPTVLSVTMAIGSHRLSEQGAITKRMTAIEEMAGMDVLCSDKTGTLTLNKLTVDKNLIEVFPSGMDKDTLLLHAARASRVENQDAIDASIVGMLGDPKEAREGITEVHFLPFNPVDKRTANTYIDGEGNWHRSSKGAPEQIIELCGLKGEALKKAHNIIDQFAERGLRSLAVAYQTVSEKSKESAGETWVFVGLLPLFDPPRHDSAETIRRALDLGVNVKMITGDQLAIGKETGRRLGMGTNMYPSSSLLGENKDAAIASIPIDELIEKADGFAGVFPEHKYEIVKRLQEMKHICGMTGDGVNDAPALKKADIGIAVADATDAARSASDIVLTEPGLSVIVSAVLTSRAIFQRMKNYTIYAVSITIRIVFGFMLVALIWKFDFSPFMVLIIAILNDGTIMTISKDRVKPSPLPDSWKLKEIFATGVVLGAYMALITVLFFYLVHDTDFFTDVFGVKSIAESEEELNSALYLQVSIISQALIFVTRSRGWSYAERPGVLLITAFFLAQLVATIIAVYAHWDFARIHGVGWGWAGVIWIFTIVTYIPLDIIKFLIRLGLSGRAWDNMIDHKTAFTTKSDYGKGEREAQWAVAQRTLHGLKVEEAHLNNHHHEHSEIAEQAKRRAEAERLKELHTLKGHVESVVKLKGLDVDTIQQHYTV, via the exons atGGCCTCAGACATTTCATTTGAAGACCTCAAGAATGAGAATATTGATCTT GAAAGCGTTCCACTTGAGGAGGTCTTTCAGACGCTAAAATGTACCAGAGAGGGTCTAACCTCAGCTGAGGGAGACAAGAGACTGCAAGTCTTTGGTCTCAATAAGCTAGAGGAGAAAAAGGAGAGCAAGTTCCTTAAATTCTTGGGTTTTATGTGGAAtcctttatcatgggtcatggAGGCTGCTGCTATCATGGCCATTGTATTGGCCAATGGAGGG GGAAAGCCACCAGATTGGCAAGATTTTGTTGGTATTGTTGTGTTGCTCATCATCAACTCCACCATTAGTTTCATTGAAGAAAACAATGCAGGCAATGCTGCAGCAGCTTTAATGGCTGGTCTTGCACCCAAAACCAAG GTGTTGAGGGATGGAAAGTGGAGTGAGCAGGAGGCTGCAATATTGGTGCCAGGAGATATTGTCAGCATCAAATTGGGAGATATCGTCCCAGCTGATGCTCGTCTCTTGGAAGGAGATCCCCTCAAGATTGACCAATCTGCCCTCACCGGTGAGTCCCTACCTGTAACTAGGAACCCTGGTGATGAGGTTTTCTCTGGTTCCACCTGCAAACAAGGTGAGATAGAGGCTGTTGTCATTGCCACTGGTGTGCACACCTTCTTTGGCAAGGCTGCACATCTTGTGGACAGCACCAACAATGTTGGTCATTTCCAAAAG GTTTTGACATCCATCGGAAACTTCTGTATCTGCTCAATTGCTTTGGGAATGTTGATTGAGCTTGTTGTGATGTATCCCATTCAAAGGAGGGCATATAGAGAAGGTATTGACAATTTGTTGGTTCTTCTCATTGGAGGTATCCCAATTGCCATGCCAACAGTGTTGTCTGTGACCATGGCTATTGGGTCTCACCGTTTGTCTGAGCAAGGAGCCATCACCAAGAGGATGACAGCCATTGAAGAGATGGCTGGGATGGATGTTCTCTGCAGTGACAAGACTGGAACTCTCACCCTTAACAAGCTTACTGTGGACAAGAACTTGATTGAG GTGTTCCCCAGTGGTATGGATAAGGACACTCTTCTCTTGCATGCTGCCAGGGCTTCTAGAGTTGAAAACCAAGATGCCATTGATGCTTCAATAGTTGGGATGTTGGGCGACCCCAAGGAG GCAAGAGAAGGAATCACTGAGGTGCATTTCTTGCCCTTCAATCCTGTGGATAAGCGCACAGCAAATACCTACATTGATGGCGAAGGCAACTGGCACAGAAGCAGCAAGGGTGCTCCTGAGCAA ATTATTGAGCTTTGTGGCCTCAAAGGAGAAGCTTTAAAGAAGGCGCATAACATCATTGATCAGTTTGCTGAGAGGGGTTTGCGTTCATTGGCTGTTGCATACCAG ACTGTTTCAGAAAAGTCCAAGGAGAGTGCTGGAGAAACATGGGTGTTCGTAGGCCTTTTGCCACTCTTTGACCCTCCAAGGCATGACAGTGCAGAGACTATTCGTCGTGCTCTTGATCTTGGTGTCAATGTTAAGATGATCACCGGTGACCAACTTGCTATTGGGAAAGAAACTGGTCGCAGGCTTGGAATGGGAACCAACATGTATCCTTCATCCTCCCTTCTTGGTGAGAACAAGGATGCTGCCATTGCATCAATCCCaattgatgaactcattgagaAGGCTGATGGATTCGCTGGAGTATTCCCTG AGCACAAATATGAGATTGTCAAGAGGTTGCAGGAGATGAAACACATTTGTGGAATGACCGGAGATGGTGTGAATGATGCCCCAGCACTGAAGAAAGCAGATATTGGAATTGCAGTGGCTGATGCTACTGATGCTGCCAGAAGTGCCTCAGACATTGTTCTGACCGAGCCGGGACTAAGTGTGATTGTGAGTGCTGTATTAACCAGCAGGGCCATCTTTCAGAGGATGAAGAACTACACAATCTATGCTGTTTCCATCACAATCCGTATTGTGTTTGGATTCATGCTGGTAGCTCTAATATGGAAATTTGACTTCTCACCTTTCATGGTCCTGATCATTGCTATCTTGAATGATGGAACCATCATGACCATTTCCAAGGATAGGGTGAAGCCATCCCCTTTGCCTGATTCATGGAAACTCAAAGAAATATTTGCCACTGGAGTTGTTCTTGGAGCTTACATGGCCCTCATTACTGTGTTGTTCTTCTATTTAGTTCATGACACCGATTTCTTCACT GATGTTTTTGGTGTTAAGTCAATTGCAGAAAGTGAGGAAGAGCTTAACTCAGCTCTCTACCTTCAAGTGAGTATAATTAGTCAAGCACTCATCTTCGTGACCAGGTCAAGGGGATGGTCTTATGCTGAACGCCCTGGCGTGTTACTTATCACAGCCTTCTTTCTTGCACAACTG GTGGCAACTATCATTGCTGTGTATGCACATTGGGACTTTGCTAGAATCCATGGAGTCGGTTGGGGTTGGGCAGGAGTAATCTGGATCTTCACCATTGTCACCTATATCCCTCTTGATATCATCAAGTTCCTGATCCGCTTGGGATTGTCAGGAAGGGCTTGGGACAACATGATAGATCACAAG ACTGCTTTCACAACAAAGAGTGACTATGGAAAGGGAGAGAGGGAGGCTCAATGGGCTGTGGCTCAACGCACCTTGCATGGTCTCAAAGTTGAAGAAGCTCACTTGAACAACCACCACCATGAACATTCTGAAATCGCTGAGCAGGCTAAACGACGCGCTGAGGCCGAAAG GCTCAAAGAGCTCCACACACTCAAGGGACATGTTGAATCTGTGGTGAAATTGAAGGGTCTTGACGTTGATACCATCCAACAACACTATACAGTCTAA
- the LOC130716055 gene encoding 60S ribosomal protein L39 has product MPSHKTFRIKKKLAKKMRQNRPIPYWIRMRTDNTIRYNAKRRHWRRTKLGF; this is encoded by the exons ATG CCTTCCCACAAGACGTTCAGGATCAAGAAGAAGCTGGCCAAGAAGATGAGGCAGAACAGGCCCATCCCTTACTGGATCCGCATGAGGACTGACAACACCATCAG GTATAATGCGAAGCGTAGGCACTGGCGCCGCACCAAGCTCGGATTCTAA